Proteins co-encoded in one Halorussus vallis genomic window:
- a CDS encoding FAD-dependent oxidoreductase — MTERFVVVGGDAAGMSAAGKAKRDAPDIDVVVLERGDWVSYGACGLPYYVKGEIPDLEDLVVVRPEKFVEERGIDLRRHHEVVAIDREAERVTVDASDDPEATDDYQLGYDDLLVATGGRAALPGVPGTNLDGVFAVRNLETGRALRNYVLHEDTPDAPAIQSGYGAEFRSYLTEADPEAVAVLGANKIGVELAEAFDARGFEVHVFEEGDRVLPAFGPDAAAVVEDHLREKGVVLHLGASVERLAGDGRVTAVETADGSVAVDAAVADLGVEPNVEVAAEAGIELGSTGAIATDEYGRTNDPDVYAAGDCAEKRHLLTGETVEWPFALAANRAGRAVGRTVAGVPTPVGGIVGTGVMKAFDLQVARTGLDGPEAREAGFDPVSTTVTTLTRAHYYPGWSRMVVHATADRESGRLLGATMVGKEGAAHRINAVATALHAGMTVEEVGHLDFGYAPPFGPVWDPVLTAAKALGEELQAAEGDDSVRR, encoded by the coding sequence ATGACCGAACGATTCGTCGTCGTCGGCGGCGACGCGGCCGGGATGAGCGCGGCGGGCAAGGCCAAGCGCGACGCGCCGGATATTGACGTCGTCGTCCTCGAACGCGGCGACTGGGTGTCCTACGGCGCGTGCGGCCTGCCCTACTACGTCAAGGGCGAGATACCCGACCTCGAAGACCTGGTGGTGGTCCGCCCCGAGAAGTTCGTCGAGGAGCGTGGCATCGACCTCCGGCGACACCACGAGGTCGTCGCCATCGACCGCGAGGCCGAGCGCGTCACCGTCGACGCGAGCGACGACCCGGAGGCGACCGACGACTACCAACTCGGCTACGACGACCTGCTGGTCGCCACGGGCGGTCGCGCCGCGCTCCCGGGCGTTCCGGGGACCAACCTCGACGGCGTGTTCGCCGTCCGCAACCTCGAAACCGGTCGGGCACTCCGGAACTACGTCCTCCACGAGGACACCCCCGACGCACCCGCGATACAATCGGGTTACGGCGCCGAGTTCCGCTCGTACCTGACCGAGGCCGACCCCGAGGCGGTCGCGGTCCTGGGCGCGAACAAGATCGGCGTCGAACTCGCGGAGGCGTTCGACGCGCGGGGGTTCGAAGTCCACGTCTTCGAAGAGGGCGACCGCGTCCTGCCGGCGTTCGGCCCCGACGCGGCCGCCGTGGTCGAGGACCACCTCCGCGAGAAGGGCGTCGTCCTCCACCTCGGAGCCTCGGTCGAACGTCTCGCCGGCGACGGGCGGGTCACGGCCGTCGAAACCGCCGATGGGTCCGTCGCGGTCGACGCCGCGGTCGCGGACCTCGGCGTCGAACCGAACGTCGAGGTGGCCGCCGAGGCCGGAATCGAACTGGGGTCGACCGGCGCCATCGCCACCGACGAGTACGGCCGGACGAACGACCCCGACGTCTACGCCGCGGGCGACTGCGCCGAGAAACGCCACCTCCTCACCGGCGAGACGGTCGAGTGGCCCTTCGCGCTCGCCGCCAACCGGGCGGGCCGTGCGGTGGGTCGAACCGTCGCGGGCGTGCCCACGCCGGTCGGCGGAATCGTCGGGACGGGCGTGATGAAGGCCTTCGACCTCCAGGTCGCCCGGACCGGCCTGGACGGTCCGGAGGCCCGCGAAGCGGGGTTCGACCCGGTTTCGACCACCGTCACGACCCTCACGCGCGCCCACTACTACCCCGGGTGGTCGCGGATGGTCGTCCACGCGACCGCCGACCGCGAGTCGGGCCGCCTGCTCGGCGCGACCATGGTCGGGAAGGAGGGCGCGGCCCACCGAATCAACGCGGTCGCCACAGCGCTCCACGCCGGGATGACCGTCGAAGAAGTCGGTCATCTCGACTTCGGCTACGCGCCGCCGTTCGGTCCCGTCTGGGATCCGGTGCTCACCGCCGCGAAGGCGCTCGGCGAGGAACTGCAGGCGGCGGAGGGGGACGACTCGGTTCGGAGATGA
- a CDS encoding DUF7504 family protein, giving the protein MPETTESTAVSLDPGEQALVTVPSMHPPLSSLPDSAFENLLVVSATASPSKVESAVERRGGDPAKVGVVPVTGSPSEYDGPLWTTDPVDPSDLTGISIRLSKALRYVTADGWVLFDSLNVLLMYAREDQVYRLLDSVVSNVRSREARGAYCIVREAVTEETYSRFREPFDAAITVE; this is encoded by the coding sequence GTGCCGGAGACGACTGAGTCGACGGCGGTGTCGCTCGACCCCGGCGAACAGGCGTTGGTCACCGTCCCGTCGATGCACCCGCCGCTCTCGTCGCTGCCGGACTCGGCGTTCGAGAACCTGCTGGTCGTCTCCGCGACGGCGTCGCCGTCGAAGGTCGAGAGCGCGGTCGAACGCCGGGGCGGCGACCCCGCGAAGGTCGGGGTCGTCCCGGTCACGGGGTCGCCGAGCGAGTACGACGGGCCGCTGTGGACGACCGACCCCGTCGACCCCAGCGACCTCACCGGCATCAGCATCCGCCTCTCGAAGGCGCTGCGGTACGTCACGGCCGACGGGTGGGTGCTCTTCGACAGCCTGAACGTCCTGCTGATGTACGCCCGCGAGGACCAAGTGTACCGACTCCTCGATTCGGTGGTTTCGAACGTCCGGAGCAGAGAGGCCCGCGGGGCCTACTGCATCGTCCGCGAGGCGGTCACGGAGGAGACGTACTCCCGGTTCCGGGAACCGTTCGACGCGGCGATAACCGTCGAGTAG
- a CDS encoding phosphotransacetylase family protein has translation MTRTILVTATEESTGKTAVALALARLAAERGLSVGYMKPKGTRLQSNVGKTLDEDPMLARELLGLDAEMHELEPVVYSPTFVEQAIRGKEDPAELREQVRESFDSLAADKDLIVVEGGGDLTTGGIVDLTDPDVADLLDAEVLLLSRYEHAMDVDDVLAAADDVGERLLGVLFNAVPDAVFDSLDAEVVPFLEGRGVPVLGVVPRKRALAGVTVDELATELSAERLTDADGDAFVERFLVGAMSGDSALRHLRRTRDAALITGGDRPDLQRVALEAPGVKCLILTGGYRPPSAIVGAAEEKGVPILLVQSDTLTTVERAEDVVRSGRTRDAETVERMERLLGDHADVDAILGDDRGTDVDESPE, from the coding sequence ATGACGCGAACCATACTCGTCACCGCGACCGAAGAGAGCACGGGCAAGACCGCCGTGGCGCTGGCGCTGGCCCGACTCGCCGCCGAACGCGGCCTCTCGGTCGGCTACATGAAACCGAAGGGGACCAGGCTCCAGAGCAACGTCGGCAAGACGCTGGACGAGGACCCGATGCTCGCGCGCGAACTGCTCGGCCTCGACGCCGAGATGCACGAACTCGAACCCGTCGTCTACTCGCCGACGTTCGTCGAGCAGGCGATTCGGGGCAAGGAGGACCCCGCGGAACTCCGCGAGCAAGTCCGCGAATCCTTCGACTCCCTCGCGGCGGACAAGGACCTTATCGTCGTCGAGGGCGGCGGCGACCTCACGACCGGCGGCATCGTCGACCTCACCGACCCCGACGTGGCCGACCTGCTGGACGCCGAGGTTCTACTACTGAGTCGGTACGAGCACGCGATGGACGTCGACGACGTGCTGGCGGCGGCCGACGACGTGGGCGAGCGCCTGCTGGGCGTGCTGTTCAACGCCGTCCCGGACGCCGTCTTCGACTCGCTCGACGCCGAAGTCGTCCCGTTCCTCGAAGGCCGGGGCGTCCCGGTCCTCGGGGTCGTCCCGCGCAAGCGGGCGCTCGCGGGCGTGACCGTCGACGAACTCGCGACCGAACTCTCGGCGGAGCGACTCACCGACGCCGACGGGGACGCGTTCGTCGAGCGGTTCCTCGTCGGCGCGATGAGCGGCGACTCGGCGCTCCGACACCTCCGCCGGACCAGGGACGCCGCGCTCATCACCGGCGGCGACCGCCCGGACCTCCAGCGTGTCGCGCTGGAGGCTCCGGGCGTGAAGTGTCTGATCCTGACGGGCGGCTACCGCCCGCCGAGCGCCATCGTCGGCGCGGCCGAGGAGAAGGGCGTGCCGATTCTGCTAGTCCAGTCGGACACCCTGACCACGGTCGAGCGCGCCGAGGACGTGGTCCGGAGCGGGCGCACCCGCGACGCCGAGACGGTCGAACGGATGGAGCGACTGCTGGGCGACCACGCCGACGTGGACGCGATACTCGGCGACGACCGCGGAACCGACGTCGACGAGTCGCCGGAGTGA
- a CDS encoding GIY-YIG nuclease family protein: MTERGTYTLLVELTDPAVVEFGALGERDLPAGHYAYTGSAFGPGGFSRVERHREVAAGERDVRHWHVDYLLGDPRSRVAEVVKSPGADVECEVSRSIDAAPVAGVGCSDCQCGSHLQYAENRDELVRKVRRAHEAARG, encoded by the coding sequence ATGACCGAACGCGGCACCTACACCCTGCTGGTCGAACTCACCGACCCTGCGGTCGTCGAGTTCGGCGCGCTGGGCGAGCGCGACCTCCCCGCCGGACACTACGCCTACACGGGGAGCGCGTTCGGTCCCGGCGGCTTCTCCCGGGTCGAACGCCACCGCGAGGTCGCCGCGGGCGAACGAGACGTCCGCCACTGGCACGTAGATTACTTGCTCGGCGACCCGCGTTCGCGGGTCGCCGAGGTGGTAAAGTCGCCGGGCGCCGACGTCGAGTGCGAGGTCAGTCGCAGTATCGACGCCGCACCGGTCGCGGGAGTTGGGTGTTCGGACTGCCAGTGCGGGTCGCACCTGCAGTACGCGGAGAATCGGGACGAACTGGTGCGGAAAGTCCGACGCGCCCACGAAGCGGCGCGGGGGTGA
- a CDS encoding acetate--CoA ligase family protein — protein MDDNTGGLSGLFAPERVAVIGATESEGVGRAITANLEAEFSGETVPVNPNYDEVLGLSCYPDVASVPGEIDLGVVVVPPSIAVEAVRQCGEAGVRNVVVITAGFGETGSEGAGRERELTAVAEEYDLNLVGPNSLGVMSTPTGLNATFGPESPLPGAVSFMSQSGAFITAVLDWATDEGIGFKDVVSLGNKAVLDETDFVEAWADDPDTDVILGYLEGIEDGGEFIASAREATASTPVVMVKSGRTEAGAQAVSSHTGTLAGSEQAYEAGLEQAGVLRVETVQELFDFAQILSGQPLPETDDVAIVTNAGGPGVMTTDAVGDSSLSLASFSEETLDALAEAMPEEANIYNPIDAIGDADVERFETALDLALADENVGAAVVLSAPTAVIEYDELAAVIAKRQAEHGKPVASVLMGGERTRSAEEILRERGIPNYFDPARAVRSLDALSTYREIREREYEAPETFDVDRERAREVLERAEARGDNRLGVEAMDLLDAYGIPTPEGTVAETPEEAVAAAEDIEGETVMKIVSPDILHKSDIGGVKVGVSDEEVYDAYEDLVTRARNYQPDATILGVQVQEMVDLDAGTETILGVNRDPQFGPLLLFGLGGIFVEVLEDTTTRVAPVSEREAREMVEGIRAAPLLRGARGRDPADLDAVIESVQRLSQLVTDFPAILELDVNPLVAGPDGVQAVDIRLTVDADEL, from the coding sequence GTGGACGACAACACCGGCGGACTGTCGGGGCTGTTCGCGCCCGAGCGAGTCGCGGTGATCGGCGCAACCGAGAGCGAGGGGGTCGGTCGGGCCATCACCGCGAACCTCGAAGCCGAGTTCTCGGGCGAGACGGTCCCGGTGAATCCGAACTACGACGAAGTACTGGGGCTGTCGTGCTACCCGGACGTGGCGTCGGTGCCGGGCGAAATCGACCTCGGCGTGGTGGTCGTCCCGCCGTCCATCGCGGTCGAGGCCGTCCGGCAGTGCGGCGAGGCCGGCGTCCGGAACGTGGTGGTCATCACCGCTGGCTTCGGTGAAACCGGCAGCGAGGGCGCGGGCAGGGAGCGAGAACTGACCGCGGTCGCCGAGGAGTACGACCTGAACCTCGTCGGCCCCAACAGCCTTGGGGTGATGAGCACGCCGACCGGTCTGAACGCGACGTTCGGCCCGGAGAGTCCCCTGCCGGGGGCCGTCTCGTTCATGAGCCAGTCGGGGGCGTTCATCACCGCGGTGCTCGACTGGGCCACCGACGAGGGCATCGGCTTCAAGGACGTGGTGTCGCTGGGCAACAAGGCCGTCCTCGACGAAACCGACTTCGTCGAGGCGTGGGCCGACGACCCCGACACCGACGTCATCCTGGGCTACCTCGAAGGCATCGAGGACGGCGGGGAGTTCATCGCGTCGGCGCGTGAGGCGACCGCCAGCACGCCCGTCGTGATGGTCAAGTCCGGCCGGACCGAGGCCGGCGCGCAGGCGGTGTCCTCGCACACGGGGACGCTCGCCGGCAGCGAACAGGCCTACGAGGCCGGCCTCGAACAGGCCGGCGTCCTGCGGGTCGAAACCGTCCAGGAGTTGTTCGACTTCGCCCAGATACTGTCGGGCCAACCGCTACCGGAAACCGACGACGTGGCCATCGTCACCAACGCCGGCGGGCCGGGCGTGATGACCACTGACGCGGTGGGCGACTCGTCGCTGTCGCTTGCCTCCTTCTCCGAGGAGACGCTCGACGCCCTCGCCGAGGCGATGCCCGAGGAGGCGAACATCTACAATCCCATCGACGCCATCGGCGACGCCGACGTCGAGCGGTTCGAGACGGCGCTCGACCTGGCGCTCGCCGACGAGAACGTCGGGGCGGCGGTGGTCCTCTCGGCGCCGACGGCCGTCATCGAGTACGACGAACTCGCGGCCGTCATCGCGAAGCGCCAGGCCGAACACGGCAAACCCGTCGCGTCGGTGCTGATGGGCGGCGAGCGTACCCGTTCGGCCGAGGAGATTCTGCGCGAGCGCGGCATCCCGAACTACTTCGACCCGGCCCGCGCGGTCCGGAGCCTCGACGCACTCTCGACCTACCGGGAGATTCGCGAGCGCGAGTACGAGGCCCCCGAGACGTTTGACGTCGACCGCGAGCGCGCACGCGAGGTGCTCGAACGCGCCGAGGCCAGGGGAGACAACCGCCTCGGCGTCGAGGCGATGGACCTGCTCGACGCCTACGGGATTCCGACGCCCGAGGGCACCGTCGCCGAGACGCCCGAGGAGGCGGTCGCGGCCGCCGAGGACATCGAGGGCGAAACCGTGATGAAGATCGTCAGCCCCGACATCCTCCACAAGTCCGACATCGGCGGCGTGAAGGTCGGCGTCTCGGACGAGGAGGTGTACGACGCCTACGAGGATCTCGTGACCCGGGCGCGCAACTACCAGCCGGATGCGACCATCCTGGGCGTGCAGGTCCAGGAGATGGTCGACCTCGACGCCGGCACCGAGACGATTCTGGGAGTCAACCGCGACCCGCAGTTCGGCCCGCTGTTGCTGTTCGGACTGGGCGGCATCTTCGTGGAGGTGCTCGAAGATACCACCACGCGAGTCGCGCCCGTCAGCGAGCGCGAGGCCCGCGAGATGGTCGAGGGCATTCGGGCCGCGCCGCTGTTGCGGGGTGCGCGTGGACGCGACCCGGCCGACCTGGACGCCGTAATCGAGAGCGTCCAGCGACTCTCGCAACTCGTGACCGACTTCCCGGCCATCCTCGAACTCGACGTGAACCCACTCGTCGCCGGCCCCGACGGCGTCCAGGCCGTCGACATCCGACTCACCGTGGACGCAGACGAACTATGA
- a CDS encoding GNAT family N-acetyltransferase: MPGSVFLRGEDVTLQTVEEEDLEFLRDAINDPEVRKGLMATKPINGHQEQEYFEERISSDDDVSLLICHDDEPVGSIGLHHDDGRSGSAEIGIFLAPEYHGRGYGTEASRLLVTYALDELRLHRVQARVLATNEASQRVWEKLGFEREGVHREEQYKDGEYVDVVYLGVLEDEWDAEA; the protein is encoded by the coding sequence ATGCCCGGTTCGGTGTTCCTCCGCGGCGAGGACGTGACCCTGCAGACGGTCGAAGAGGAGGACCTGGAGTTCCTGCGAGACGCCATCAACGACCCCGAGGTCCGGAAGGGCCTGATGGCAACGAAACCCATCAACGGCCACCAGGAGCAGGAATACTTCGAGGAGCGAATCTCGAGCGACGACGACGTGAGCCTGCTGATCTGCCACGACGACGAACCGGTCGGGAGCATCGGCCTCCACCACGACGACGGCCGGTCGGGTAGCGCGGAGATCGGCATCTTCCTCGCGCCCGAGTACCACGGTCGGGGGTACGGCACCGAGGCCTCGCGCCTGCTCGTCACGTACGCCCTCGACGAACTCAGGCTTCACCGCGTCCAGGCGCGCGTGCTGGCGACCAACGAAGCCTCCCAGCGGGTCTGGGAGAAACTCGGCTTCGAGCGCGAGGGCGTCCACCGCGAGGAGCAGTACAAGGACGGCGAGTACGTCGACGTGGTGTACTTGGGCGTGCTCGAAGACGAGTGGGACGCCGAGGCGTAG
- a CDS encoding CNNM domain-containing protein, whose protein sequence is MVELATGARLVGGAFLLLLNGYFVTIEFAMTRVRQFEEEAFRGSAGLRRAWGMTDRLEVYLSGCQFGITIASVGLGVVAEPALAHLFAPVLETIGLGSHALAALFALGTINMLHVVVGEQTPTYLGIERTRTVAKYGAPPLYYWTKLMKPFIVVADRTAKGILSLGGVEMTRSWTEAEEGGEGTDGDRPRVTGRGDVRREMGDILRRAGLDEEREEEVLAALHIDDIPVSDVMVDRPEVVPLSTTNDPEENVRVVAERPHVRFPLVGESLEEFVGVVYTPTVVGSLAALKSGERSFEEFATEPMTVAADTPVSEAIDRFQAENQELALVESEGDVVGLVTATDAFEAVLGDLEDPVDVGEADVEKP, encoded by the coding sequence ATGGTCGAGTTGGCTACGGGTGCGCGACTGGTCGGCGGGGCGTTCCTCCTCCTGCTCAACGGCTACTTCGTGACGATAGAGTTCGCCATGACTCGCGTCCGACAGTTCGAGGAGGAGGCGTTCCGGGGGTCGGCGGGTCTGCGCCGCGCCTGGGGGATGACCGACCGACTGGAGGTGTACCTCTCGGGGTGCCAGTTCGGCATCACCATCGCGAGCGTCGGCCTCGGCGTGGTCGCCGAACCCGCGCTCGCACACCTGTTCGCGCCGGTCCTCGAAACCATCGGCCTTGGCTCGCACGCGCTGGCGGCCCTGTTCGCGCTCGGGACCATCAACATGCTCCACGTCGTCGTCGGCGAGCAGACCCCGACGTACCTCGGCATCGAGCGGACCAGGACCGTCGCCAAGTACGGCGCGCCGCCGCTGTACTACTGGACGAAGCTCATGAAACCGTTCATCGTCGTCGCCGACCGGACCGCGAAGGGAATCCTGTCGCTCGGCGGCGTCGAGATGACGCGGTCGTGGACCGAGGCCGAGGAGGGCGGCGAGGGAACCGACGGCGACCGGCCGAGGGTGACGGGCCGGGGAGACGTCCGCCGAGAGATGGGCGACATCCTGCGCCGCGCCGGCCTCGACGAGGAACGCGAGGAGGAGGTGCTCGCGGCGCTCCACATCGACGACATCCCGGTGTCGGACGTCATGGTCGACCGCCCGGAGGTGGTACCGCTCTCGACCACGAACGACCCGGAGGAGAACGTCCGCGTCGTCGCCGAGCGCCCCCACGTCCGGTTCCCGCTGGTCGGCGAGTCGCTGGAGGAGTTCGTCGGCGTCGTCTACACGCCGACGGTCGTGGGCAGTCTGGCGGCGCTGAAGTCGGGCGAGCGGTCGTTCGAGGAGTTCGCGACCGAACCGATGACGGTTGCGGCGGACACGCCGGTCAGCGAGGCTATCGACCGGTTCCAGGCGGAGAATCAGGAACTCGCGCTGGTGGAATCGGAGGGCGACGTCGTCGGCCTCGTGACCGCGACCGACGCCTTCGAAGCGGTGCTGGGCGACCTCGAAGACCCGGTTGACGTCGGCGAGGCCGACGTGGAGAAACCGTAG
- a CDS encoding rhodanese-like domain-containing protein, with the protein MKRRTFLAAGTASLSAVAGCLSSGSGGEQTSTPWSGYSENKPSDGNTDGYPPKFDQQPKKRSIDTSLFKTVKEGGVQVPLAPIDVVHYWYKRREARFADARGPRSYKASHVLGAVLSPAPEKYRAPNDPVNEWPKDDRIVCYCGCPHHLSSIRASQLINAGYKNVYVIDEGFGAWMQRSYPMAGNDVQSQSLPDAWVLRGKTAASYAGKNAWARHPDSEQIESTNIADDGSYELHLKFYDVGPDSVVSVETPEYTVEGTLSELSSGTITG; encoded by the coding sequence ATGAAACGCCGAACGTTCTTGGCGGCGGGTACGGCCTCGCTCTCTGCGGTGGCCGGCTGTCTCAGTAGCGGTAGCGGCGGCGAACAGACCTCGACGCCGTGGTCCGGCTACTCGGAGAACAAGCCCTCCGACGGGAACACCGACGGCTATCCGCCCAAGTTCGACCAGCAACCGAAGAAACGGTCCATCGACACCTCGCTGTTCAAGACGGTCAAGGAAGGCGGCGTGCAGGTCCCGCTGGCTCCCATCGACGTCGTCCACTACTGGTACAAGCGGCGGGAAGCCCGGTTCGCCGACGCGCGCGGCCCGCGGTCGTACAAGGCCTCCCACGTACTCGGGGCGGTGCTGAGTCCCGCGCCGGAGAAGTACCGCGCCCCGAACGACCCGGTGAACGAATGGCCGAAGGACGACCGCATCGTCTGTTACTGCGGCTGTCCGCACCATCTCTCGTCGATCCGAGCGTCACAGCTCATCAACGCTGGCTACAAGAACGTCTACGTCATCGACGAGGGGTTCGGCGCGTGGATGCAGCGGAGCTATCCGATGGCCGGCAACGACGTCCAGTCGCAGTCGCTGCCGGACGCGTGGGTGCTTCGCGGAAAGACCGCCGCCTCCTACGCCGGCAAGAACGCCTGGGCACGCCACCCCGACTCCGAGCAGATAGAGTCGACCAACATCGCCGACGACGGGAGCTACGAACTCCACCTCAAGTTCTACGACGTGGGCCCCGACTCCGTGGTCAGCGTCGAGACGCCGGAGTACACCGTCGAAGGGACGCTCTCGGAACTCTCGTCGGGCACCATCACCGGGTAA
- a CDS encoding FAD-dependent monooxygenase produces MSDSARDLDSETGAEVETEVGVESEEDTATEVETEVAVVGVGPGGCVLSYLLARSGVETVLLERHADLDREFRGYFFQPLAVSLFAEMGVLDDVLALSHEKIVRPELRVFGRSYEVFDLSDLPGPGYGVLMEQPPLLRLLIDRADEYDNFRFRPATGASDLLTGDEGVVGLRARDREADEELIVRSRLVVGADGRYSTVRKAAGIDPGLLESRVELVWFKLPASVVSASAQARIEAAGQLLYFGLGDEEAQLGWFVEKGTYPDLRERGIEAFRRRVAAVDPSLASALSDHLTDFEDCSLLRIEPGLSDDWTGDGLLLLGDAAHVASPVGGQGNGLAIQDAVVAHRVVTEALSRSDAATLADASDPLSEEALRAFESRRRPAVEKVLRLQRRGERGLTWLVLDGDDVPAWLKRPLLRAVFGTLPWNPFVRSAMRTFALGPDPVSVDTTRFVD; encoded by the coding sequence ATGAGCGACTCCGCCCGCGACCTCGACTCGGAAACCGGGGCAGAAGTCGAAACCGAAGTCGGGGTCGAATCCGAGGAGGACACGGCGACCGAGGTCGAAACCGAAGTCGCGGTCGTCGGCGTGGGGCCCGGCGGGTGCGTCCTGAGCTATCTGCTCGCCCGGAGCGGAGTCGAGACGGTCCTGCTGGAGCGCCACGCGGACCTCGACCGGGAGTTCCGCGGCTACTTCTTCCAGCCGCTGGCCGTCTCCCTGTTCGCGGAGATGGGAGTGCTGGACGACGTACTGGCGCTCTCTCACGAGAAAATCGTCCGACCTGAACTCCGCGTATTCGGTCGCTCCTACGAGGTGTTCGACCTCTCGGACCTGCCGGGACCGGGGTACGGAGTCCTGATGGAACAGCCGCCGCTGCTCCGGTTGCTCATCGACCGGGCCGACGAGTACGACAACTTCCGATTTCGGCCGGCGACGGGGGCGAGCGACCTCCTGACCGGGGACGAGGGGGTCGTCGGACTCCGGGCGCGGGACCGCGAGGCCGACGAAGAGCTGATAGTGCGAAGCCGCCTCGTCGTCGGCGCCGACGGCCGCTACTCCACGGTTCGAAAGGCCGCCGGCATCGACCCCGGACTGCTGGAGTCGCGGGTGGAACTGGTCTGGTTCAAACTCCCCGCGAGCGTCGTCTCGGCGTCGGCGCAGGCCCGCATCGAAGCCGCGGGGCAGTTGCTGTACTTCGGGCTGGGCGACGAGGAGGCCCAGCTCGGCTGGTTCGTCGAGAAGGGGACGTACCCCGACCTGCGCGAGCGCGGCATTGAGGCGTTCCGGCGGCGGGTCGCGGCGGTCGACCCGTCGCTGGCGAGTGCGCTCTCTGATCACCTCACCGACTTCGAGGACTGCTCGCTACTCCGCATCGAACCCGGACTGAGCGACGACTGGACCGGCGACGGACTCCTGTTGCTCGGCGACGCGGCCCACGTCGCCTCGCCCGTCGGCGGCCAGGGCAACGGACTGGCGATTCAGGACGCCGTCGTCGCCCACCGGGTCGTGACGGAGGCGCTGAGCCGAAGTGATGCGGCCACGCTGGCCGACGCGAGCGACCCACTCTCCGAGGAGGCGCTTCGGGCCTTCGAGTCGCGTCGCCGCCCCGCGGTCGAGAAGGTGCTTCGACTCCAGCGCCGGGGCGAACGCGGCCTGACGTGGCTGGTGCTCGACGGCGACGACGTTCCGGCATGGCTGAAGCGGCCGCTCCTCCGGGCGGTGTTCGGGACGCTTCCCTGGAACCCGTTCGTGCGGTCGGCGATGCGGACGTTCGCGCTCGGGCCGGACCCCGTGTCGGTGGACACGACCCGATTCGTCGACTAG